A stretch of the Vagococcus xieshaowenii genome encodes the following:
- a CDS encoding RluA family pseudouridine synthase, whose translation MQYSITLPTNFETCDIQTLLEIKWLVPRKVRHFLRTKKNILVNGQTLLFHEMVHAGDVITLTFEESDYPNYNVLKGNGYDLEVLFEDEHLIIVDKPIKMKTHPNEAAEDDTLLNHVASYLTPQGVLPYVVHRLDMETSGLIMFAKNPFILPIIGRMLEEKNIKRSYHALIKGQLTKDYLTVNKKIGRDRHDRRKRRIDERSGKTAITHFATIDSNQQSSLLRCELETGRTHQIRVHLQSLGHPIIGDPLYNPKSRGERLMLHAFALHFTHPLTDQEIHCQSNTSGFSLKSFHNK comes from the coding sequence ATGCAATATTCGATTACGCTTCCCACTAATTTTGAAACCTGTGATATCCAGACACTTTTAGAAATTAAATGGCTAGTCCCAAGAAAAGTTCGACATTTTCTACGAACCAAAAAAAATATTCTGGTTAATGGACAAACGCTCTTATTCCATGAAATGGTTCATGCTGGTGATGTTATTACGTTGACTTTTGAAGAAAGCGATTATCCTAATTATAACGTCCTAAAAGGAAACGGTTATGACCTGGAGGTACTCTTTGAAGATGAGCACTTAATCATCGTCGATAAACCTATCAAAATGAAAACTCATCCTAATGAAGCTGCTGAAGATGACACCTTACTCAATCATGTCGCTAGTTACCTAACTCCTCAAGGCGTTCTTCCTTATGTTGTACACCGACTAGACATGGAAACAAGTGGCTTAATTATGTTTGCTAAAAATCCTTTTATTTTGCCTATCATTGGTCGCATGCTTGAAGAAAAGAATATCAAACGCTCATATCACGCATTAATTAAAGGACAATTAACTAAAGATTATCTAACAGTCAACAAAAAAATTGGTCGTGATCGCCATGACCGTCGTAAACGACGAATTGATGAACGCTCGGGTAAAACAGCTATCACTCACTTTGCAACTATAGACTCCAATCAACAATCTTCATTGTTAAGATGTGAACTTGAAACTGGTCGGACCCACCAGATTAGAGTTCACTTACAAAGTTTGGGCCATCCCATCATTGGAGATCCTTTATACAATCCGAAAAGTCGTGGTGAACGCTTAATGCTTCACGCCTTTGCCTTACATTTTACACACCCACTAACCGATCAAGAAATTCATTGTCAATCCAACACTTCTGGTTTTTCATTGAAGAGTTTTCACAATAAATAA
- a CDS encoding transglycosylase domain-containing protein yields the protein MKEKMTEIAEKLKHFWATIMEYWLPIWSKIQPGLVSFEQKRKRFWKKYQVNKILVLLALLTVLITSIYLFVLAKSQNVGMLKAGLQQRTIVYDQSDEEAGTLGQKGTFVTIDEISPYVIDALVSTEDRRFYTHRGYDLKGIARAVVGKLTTGSITGGGSTITQQLAKNAYLNLDQTLIRKAKELFLSIEIEKTYNKDEILEMYLNNVYMANGVKGIEDASHRYFGKTAKDLTVDEAAILVGMLKGPEIYNPIDHYDNAINRRNTVLSVMVDNGKLTQEEADQYTSAGIYLADNYNETTNGYRYPYYFDAVLNEVEAKTKISAEDLQKKGYKVYTYLNQNYQQGMDTSFANDYLFPPNAEDGETVQGASIALNPTTGGVEAVVGGRGEKGYRDLNRATQASLSPGSTMKPLAIYTPALEAGYNADSILKDDPIDFYDVTNYDGQYYGDVSMHYALEQSLNVSAVWLMNKIGIDTSFNKVQKFGINLDEQDHYYGMGLGGLTKGTTPMRMASAYSVFANDGQQTPARFIRKIEDASGKIVYENETPKAKSVTSKKVADDMTSMMMGVFSTGSGASAKPYGFQMAGKTGTTENISSDGNAKDQWIIGYTPDVVLATWIGFDQSSETHYLTGSSGQNLSALFKDQAERILVNSPQTSFDVSDVNDDGSSGFGNTLESWKDKIKDSVSDKVKDSVEENLPSIKEKIKDGLHYWKDQMSDAFNGLINR from the coding sequence ATGAAAGAAAAAATGACGGAAATAGCAGAGAAGCTGAAGCATTTTTGGGCAACTATTATGGAGTATTGGCTACCCATTTGGTCCAAAATTCAACCGGGACTCGTTAGTTTTGAACAAAAACGCAAACGATTTTGGAAGAAGTATCAAGTGAATAAAATTCTTGTCTTACTAGCCTTACTGACGGTACTAATCACAAGTATCTATCTATTTGTCTTGGCCAAGAGTCAAAACGTGGGGATGTTGAAGGCTGGTTTACAACAACGAACAATTGTTTATGATCAATCGGATGAAGAAGCGGGAACATTAGGACAAAAAGGTACGTTTGTGACTATTGATGAAATATCACCTTATGTCATTGATGCTCTGGTTTCCACGGAAGATCGTCGTTTTTATACGCATCGTGGTTACGACTTAAAAGGAATTGCACGTGCTGTTGTGGGAAAACTAACCACTGGAAGTATTACGGGTGGGGGAAGTACGATTACGCAACAATTAGCAAAAAATGCGTATTTAAACTTAGATCAAACATTAATTCGTAAAGCAAAAGAGTTATTCCTATCAATTGAAATTGAAAAGACTTACAACAAAGACGAGATACTAGAGATGTATTTGAACAATGTCTATATGGCCAATGGAGTAAAAGGAATTGAAGATGCCTCGCATCGTTATTTTGGCAAGACAGCCAAAGATTTAACCGTAGATGAAGCTGCGATATTAGTTGGCATGTTAAAAGGACCGGAAATCTACAACCCAATTGATCATTACGATAATGCCATTAATCGACGAAATACTGTATTAAGTGTCATGGTAGACAATGGGAAGCTAACGCAAGAAGAGGCTGATCAATATACATCCGCAGGAATTTATTTAGCGGATAATTATAATGAAACAACTAACGGTTATCGTTATCCCTACTATTTTGATGCGGTTTTAAATGAAGTAGAAGCTAAGACCAAGATTTCAGCTGAAGATTTACAAAAGAAAGGCTACAAAGTATATACGTATTTAAACCAAAATTATCAACAAGGAATGGATACATCGTTTGCCAATGATTATCTTTTCCCACCTAATGCTGAAGATGGTGAGACAGTACAAGGTGCGTCTATTGCTTTAAACCCAACAACAGGTGGTGTAGAAGCTGTAGTGGGAGGTCGTGGAGAGAAAGGTTATCGCGATCTTAATCGTGCAACACAAGCTAGCCTTTCACCTGGTTCAACGATGAAACCTTTGGCAATTTACACACCAGCATTAGAAGCAGGTTATAATGCCGATTCTATTTTAAAAGATGATCCTATTGATTTTTATGATGTGACAAACTACGATGGGCAATATTACGGAGATGTCAGCATGCATTATGCATTAGAACAAAGTTTGAATGTTTCGGCAGTGTGGTTAATGAATAAAATTGGGATTGATACAAGTTTCAATAAAGTACAAAAGTTTGGTATTAATTTAGATGAGCAAGATCATTATTATGGTATGGGCTTAGGTGGTTTAACTAAAGGAACGACACCCATGCGTATGGCGAGTGCATATAGTGTGTTTGCTAATGATGGGCAACAGACACCAGCACGCTTTATTCGTAAAATAGAAGATGCCTCAGGTAAGATAGTGTATGAGAATGAAACACCTAAGGCTAAAAGTGTGACATCTAAAAAAGTTGCAGATGATATGACAAGCATGATGATGGGAGTGTTCTCAACAGGATCAGGAGCTTCTGCTAAACCTTATGGCTTCCAAATGGCAGGGAAAACAGGAACAACAGAAAATATTTCTTCAGATGGTAACGCCAAGGATCAATGGATTATTGGTTATACTCCAGACGTTGTGTTAGCGACTTGGATTGGTTTTGATCAAAGTAGTGAAACACATTATTTAACAGGTTCAAGTGGACAAAATCTATCTGCTTTATTTAAAGACCAAGCCGAACGAATCTTAGTTAACTCTCCTCAAACGAGCTTTGATGTGAGCGATGTTAATGATGATGGTTCATCGGGATTTGGTAATACATTAGAGTCATGGAAAGATAAAATTAAGGACAGTGTTAGTGATAAAGTAAAAGATTCTGTTGAAGAAAATTTACCAAGTATTAAAGAAAAAATTAAAGATGGTTTACATTACTGGAAAGATCAAATGTCAGATGCGTTTAACGGTCTAATAAATCGTTAG
- a CDS encoding alpha/beta hydrolase: MKKLVIALIVVLCVVVIGLFWGVNYLYNYAIVPGEKEFLAETHEGEPDNVYANWDFIEESPLYYEMTSRDGLELFGVHLKHKQPSEKLAIVVHGYGNSSKGMEDYARLFFNQGYDVFMPDARGHGQSQGDYVGFGWDERLDIVDWSNNLVDKYNGKIDIALFGLSMGAATVMMASGEALPEQVKVIIEDCGYDKVSNELAFQLKDMFNLPSFPMIPLASAYTDFKAGYNFYEADALKQLSKNKRPMLFIHGTTDTFVPTRMIDSVYEATNGPKEKWLVEGAEHAKSIEVDPEGYNKKVAAFLAKYM; encoded by the coding sequence ATGAAAAAATTAGTAATTGCGTTGATTGTTGTACTATGTGTTGTGGTGATAGGATTATTTTGGGGAGTCAATTATTTATATAATTATGCGATAGTTCCAGGAGAAAAAGAATTTTTAGCTGAAACGCATGAAGGAGAACCAGATAATGTTTATGCTAATTGGGATTTTATCGAGGAATCCCCTTTGTATTATGAGATGACCTCAAGAGATGGTTTAGAATTATTTGGGGTTCATTTAAAGCACAAGCAACCTAGTGAAAAGTTGGCAATAGTCGTACATGGATATGGAAATAGTTCTAAAGGAATGGAAGATTATGCTCGTTTATTCTTTAACCAAGGTTATGATGTCTTTATGCCAGATGCACGCGGACATGGCCAAAGTCAAGGTGACTATGTCGGATTTGGTTGGGATGAGCGTTTAGATATTGTCGATTGGTCAAATAACTTAGTGGATAAATACAATGGTAAAATTGACATTGCTTTATTTGGTTTGAGTATGGGCGCAGCAACTGTTATGATGGCTTCAGGAGAAGCATTACCAGAACAAGTGAAGGTAATTATTGAAGATTGCGGGTATGATAAAGTAAGCAATGAATTAGCGTTTCAATTAAAAGATATGTTTAATTTACCATCATTCCCAATGATTCCACTTGCTTCAGCATACACAGATTTTAAAGCAGGATATAATTTTTATGAAGCAGATGCTCTAAAACAGCTGTCTAAAAATAAACGCCCGATGCTATTTATTCATGGAACCACTGATACCTTTGTCCCAACACGTATGATTGATAGTGTGTATGAAGCGACGAATGGACCAAAAGAAAAATGGTTAGTCGAAGGGGCAGAGCATGCTAAAAGTATTGAAGTTGATCCAGAAGGTTATAACAAAAAAGTAGCGGCGTTTTTGGCTAAATACATGTAA
- a CDS encoding QueT transporter family protein, producing the protein MTSKKTMTLIMNGVIAAIYLALTIIVNPMASGPIQFRISESLNHIVVFNKRLLWGVFAGVLLYNMMFSEFGILDVAFGGVQTLGSLLITALLSKVIKDKKKLLIANTLVFSLSMCLIALMLNMAVEAPFWVTYGWTFISELVIMAISAPIMYAIDKRINFDKY; encoded by the coding sequence ATGACATCAAAGAAAACAATGACTTTAATTATGAATGGGGTCATCGCAGCGATTTATTTAGCGCTAACGATTATCGTCAACCCTATGGCATCTGGTCCTATCCAGTTTAGAATTTCAGAAAGTTTAAATCACATTGTGGTATTTAATAAACGTTTACTATGGGGAGTTTTTGCGGGCGTTCTATTGTATAATATGATGTTTTCAGAGTTTGGAATTTTAGATGTGGCTTTTGGTGGTGTCCAAACGTTAGGTTCATTATTAATCACTGCTTTACTAAGTAAAGTCATTAAAGATAAGAAAAAATTATTAATAGCTAATACATTAGTATTTAGTTTGAGTATGTGTTTAATTGCTTTAATGCTAAATATGGCAGTTGAAGCGCCATTCTGGGTAACATACGGTTGGACATTTATTAGTGAACTCGTTATTATGGCAATTTCAGCTCCTATCATGTATGCAATAGATAAACGTATTAATTTTGATAAGTATTAA
- the argS gene encoding arginine--tRNA ligase, whose product MNEKTLVAQALEKVLGEHLTLEEITNSIERPKVSEHGDLAFPAFPLAKIMRKAPQMIAQDIADQIEASDAYQVQPIGPYVNFFLNKAEISQATLTEIIEKQSHYGDQTIGENRMIPIDLSSPNIAKPMSMGHLRSTVIGNSIALLVEKLGYQPYKINYLGDWGTQFGKLIVGYKKWGSEQAVIENPIKELLRLYVEFHEKAETDPSLEDEGRAWFKKLEDGDEEALHLWKWFREESLKEFQRVYDLLEVTFDSYNGESFYNDKMNKPIELLEEKNLLISDQGADIVDLSKYDLNPALIRKSDGATLYITRDLASALYRKEEYNFDKAVYVVGNEQSIHFKQLKAVLKELGFNWADDIVHVPFGLITKDGKKLSTRKGKIVLLEEVLSEAINLSLGQIEDKNPSLENKEETARQVGVGAVIFHDLKNDRLNNFDFNLEEVVRFEGETGPYVQYTHARSASILRKTNWQPVEGQSYELNDAESWEVIKLLKDFPSVIERAAAKYEPSVIAKYVIDLAQTFNKYYAHTKIVSDDDQQDARLALVYSVKTVLKEGLRLLGVHAPEEM is encoded by the coding sequence ATGAACGAAAAAACTTTAGTAGCTCAAGCCCTAGAAAAAGTTCTAGGTGAACATCTTACGCTTGAAGAGATTACTAACTCAATTGAACGACCAAAAGTGTCGGAACATGGGGATCTAGCCTTTCCAGCTTTCCCTTTAGCAAAAATCATGCGCAAGGCACCTCAAATGATTGCCCAAGATATCGCTGATCAAATCGAAGCCAGTGACGCTTATCAAGTACAACCTATTGGACCTTATGTAAATTTCTTCTTAAATAAAGCAGAAATTAGCCAAGCGACTTTAACAGAAATTATTGAAAAACAAAGCCACTATGGTGATCAAACAATTGGGGAGAATAGAATGATTCCAATTGATTTATCTTCACCTAATATCGCCAAACCAATGTCAATGGGACATTTACGTTCAACCGTTATCGGTAACAGTATTGCCCTATTAGTTGAAAAATTAGGTTACCAACCATACAAAATCAACTACTTAGGTGACTGGGGAACACAATTTGGTAAATTAATTGTTGGTTACAAAAAATGGGGATCAGAACAAGCAGTTATCGAAAATCCTATCAAAGAATTACTACGCCTATACGTTGAATTCCATGAAAAAGCTGAAACAGATCCTTCATTAGAAGATGAAGGTCGTGCTTGGTTTAAAAAACTTGAAGATGGTGATGAAGAAGCCCTTCACTTATGGAAATGGTTCCGTGAAGAATCATTAAAAGAATTCCAACGTGTTTATGATTTATTAGAAGTTACATTTGATTCATATAACGGTGAATCATTTTATAACGACAAAATGAATAAACCAATCGAACTTTTAGAAGAAAAAAATCTATTAATTTCTGACCAAGGTGCTGATATCGTTGATTTGTCTAAATACGATTTAAATCCTGCCCTTATTCGTAAATCTGATGGTGCGACATTATACATCACACGTGACTTAGCTTCAGCTTTATACCGTAAAGAAGAATATAACTTTGATAAAGCTGTTTACGTTGTAGGAAACGAACAAAGTATCCACTTTAAACAATTAAAAGCCGTTCTGAAAGAATTAGGCTTCAATTGGGCTGATGATATTGTCCACGTACCTTTTGGTTTAATTACGAAAGATGGAAAAAAACTATCTACACGTAAAGGGAAAATTGTCTTACTTGAAGAAGTGCTAAGCGAAGCAATTAATCTATCATTAGGACAAATCGAAGATAAAAATCCTAGCCTAGAAAATAAAGAAGAAACCGCTCGCCAAGTTGGTGTTGGCGCTGTAATCTTCCACGATCTTAAAAACGATCGCTTAAATAACTTTGACTTTAACTTAGAAGAAGTGGTACGTTTTGAAGGTGAAACAGGTCCTTATGTACAATATACACACGCTCGCTCTGCTTCTATTTTACGTAAAACAAATTGGCAACCAGTTGAAGGCCAATCTTACGAATTAAATGATGCAGAAAGCTGGGAAGTTATTAAATTATTGAAAGATTTCCCTTCAGTAATCGAAAGAGCCGCTGCTAAATATGAGCCATCTGTTATTGCTAAGTATGTCATTGACTTAGCTCAAACATTCAACAAATATTACGCACACACTAAAATTGTGAGTGATGACGACCAACAAGATGCTCGTCTAGCTCTTGTTTACTCAGTAAAAACTGTTCTTAAAGAAGGTTTACGCCTATTAGGTGTTCACGCTCCTGAAGAAATGTAA
- the alaS gene encoding alanine--tRNA ligase: MKQLTSTQIRQMFLDFFKEKGHSVEPSASLVPFEDPTLLWINSGVATLKKYFDGTIAPENPRMTNAQKSIRTNDIENVGKTARHHTMFEMLGNFSIGDYFKPEAIHWAWEFLTDEKWIGFDPEKLSVTVHPSDAEARRIWHEEIGLPQERIIDLEGNFWEIGVGPSGPNTEIFYDRGQEFNDVAEDDPENFPGGENERYLEIWNLVFSEFNHTEEGTYEPLPHKNIDTGMGLERLTSVIQNTKTNFETDLFMPIIKATEVMSGQFTYGQSVETDISFKVIADHVRAVSFAIGDGALPSNEGRGYVLRRLLRRAVRHGKKLGIDKPFMYELVLVVGDIMKDFYPEVLAQKDFIQKVIKTEEERFHETINEGLTILNGILADAKKNNDTQINGKDIFKLYDTYGFPVELTEEIAEEAGFDVDHAGFEEEMTAQRERARAARASVESMNIQSGLLTDINVSSEFVGYNQLEVTSELVVLIANEEKVNSLEPTEETTAEAMFAKTTFYAEMGGQTFDMGVIYNDQNEVVAEVVDVKKAPNGQPLHKLIVTKPMTTGTSYRLVVDEVRRNKVVKNHTATHLLHQALKDVLGTHANQAGSLVTPGHLRFDFTHFGQVTPEELEKMEQIVNAKIWESLAVETIETDIDTAKGMGAMALFGEKYGSDVRVVKVGDYSLELCGGTHVRNTSEIGIFKILSESGIGAGVRRIEAVTSEEAYEVFHNEENDLKAIAQLVKAPQLKEATSRVEQLQAQLKELQRENEQLAAKLANQEAGNIFNNIEEVNGIKIIAQHASVKDMNQLRQLSDQWKQKEVSDVLVLGITQDDKANLLVAMTPAMNEKGLRAGDLIKAIAPLVGGGGGGRPDLAQAGGKNPAGMSDALAAVKTWIAEK; the protein is encoded by the coding sequence ATGAAACAATTAACTAGTACTCAAATTCGTCAAATGTTTTTAGATTTTTTCAAAGAAAAAGGGCATAGTGTGGAACCAAGTGCGTCATTAGTACCATTTGAAGATCCAACGCTTTTATGGATTAACTCAGGTGTTGCGACATTAAAAAAATATTTTGATGGCACGATTGCACCTGAAAATCCAAGAATGACTAATGCTCAAAAAAGTATTCGTACGAATGATATTGAAAATGTTGGGAAAACAGCTCGTCATCATACAATGTTTGAAATGTTAGGTAATTTCTCAATTGGTGATTACTTCAAACCAGAAGCGATTCACTGGGCGTGGGAATTTTTAACTGATGAAAAATGGATTGGTTTTGATCCAGAAAAATTATCCGTTACTGTTCATCCAAGTGACGCCGAAGCACGTCGTATTTGGCATGAAGAAATTGGCTTGCCACAAGAACGTATCATTGATTTAGAAGGTAACTTCTGGGAAATTGGTGTGGGTCCATCTGGTCCTAATACTGAAATTTTCTATGACCGTGGGCAAGAATTCAATGATGTGGCTGAAGATGATCCAGAAAACTTCCCAGGCGGAGAAAATGAACGTTACTTAGAAATTTGGAACCTAGTATTTTCTGAATTTAACCATACAGAAGAAGGCACGTATGAGCCACTTCCTCATAAGAATATTGATACAGGTATGGGGCTAGAGCGTTTAACTTCTGTTATTCAAAATACAAAAACAAACTTTGAAACAGATTTATTCATGCCAATCATTAAAGCCACAGAAGTTATGAGTGGTCAATTCACTTATGGTCAAAGCGTTGAAACAGATATTTCATTTAAAGTAATCGCTGACCACGTGCGTGCGGTAAGCTTCGCAATTGGCGATGGTGCATTACCGTCAAACGAAGGACGTGGTTATGTTTTACGTCGCTTATTACGTCGTGCCGTTCGTCATGGTAAAAAATTAGGTATCGACAAACCATTCATGTATGAATTAGTGTTAGTCGTTGGCGATATTATGAAAGATTTCTACCCAGAAGTGTTAGCACAAAAAGACTTCATCCAAAAAGTAATTAAAACTGAAGAAGAACGTTTCCATGAAACAATCAATGAAGGCTTAACAATTTTAAATGGTATTTTAGCGGATGCTAAAAAAAATAACGACACACAAATTAACGGGAAAGATATCTTCAAATTGTATGATACATACGGCTTCCCAGTTGAATTAACAGAAGAAATTGCTGAAGAAGCTGGTTTCGATGTTGATCATGCAGGTTTTGAAGAAGAAATGACTGCCCAACGTGAACGTGCGCGTGCGGCTCGTGCTTCAGTTGAATCAATGAACATTCAATCAGGATTATTAACAGATATCAATGTGTCTAGCGAATTTGTTGGTTATAATCAATTAGAAGTGACAAGTGAATTAGTCGTATTAATTGCTAACGAAGAAAAAGTTAATAGCCTAGAGCCAACTGAAGAAACAACTGCTGAAGCTATGTTTGCTAAAACAACTTTCTACGCTGAAATGGGTGGACAAACGTTTGATATGGGTGTTATTTACAACGACCAAAACGAAGTTGTTGCTGAAGTAGTTGACGTGAAAAAAGCGCCAAACGGTCAACCATTACACAAATTAATTGTCACAAAACCAATGACAACTGGTACATCATACCGTTTAGTCGTTGATGAAGTTCGCCGTAACAAAGTCGTAAAAAATCATACGGCGACTCACTTATTACACCAAGCACTAAAAGATGTTTTAGGCACACATGCTAACCAAGCAGGTTCATTAGTAACACCTGGTCACTTACGTTTTGACTTCACACACTTTGGTCAAGTAACACCTGAAGAGTTAGAAAAAATGGAACAAATTGTTAACGCAAAAATTTGGGAAAGTTTAGCCGTTGAAACAATTGAAACAGATATCGACACAGCAAAAGGTATGGGCGCTATGGCTTTATTTGGTGAGAAATATGGCTCAGACGTACGTGTTGTTAAAGTCGGTGATTACTCACTAGAATTATGTGGTGGTACGCATGTTCGTAACACAAGTGAAATCGGAATCTTCAAGATTTTATCTGAATCAGGAATCGGTGCTGGTGTTCGTCGTATCGAAGCGGTAACCAGTGAAGAAGCGTATGAAGTTTTCCATAATGAAGAAAATGACTTAAAAGCTATTGCTCAATTAGTAAAAGCACCACAATTAAAAGAAGCAACAAGCCGAGTTGAACAATTACAAGCACAACTAAAAGAATTACAACGTGAAAACGAACAATTGGCTGCTAAATTAGCCAACCAAGAAGCCGGCAATATTTTCAATAATATTGAAGAAGTTAATGGTATTAAGATAATTGCTCAACACGCTAGCGTGAAAGACATGAACCAATTACGTCAATTGTCTGACCAATGGAAACAAAAAGAAGTTTCTGATGTTTTAGTATTAGGGATTACACAAGATGATAAAGCGAATTTATTAGTAGCAATGACACCTGCAATGAACGAAAAAGGTTTACGTGCGGGAGACTTAATCAAAGCAATTGCGCCACTAGTAGGTGGTGGCGGTGGCGGACGTCCAGACTTAGCACAAGCAGGTGGTAAAAATCCTGCAGGTATGTCTGATGCGTTAGCAGCTGTTAAAACATGGATTGCTGAAAAATAA
- a CDS encoding diacylglycerol/lipid kinase family protein, with protein MQSLHLHIIANENAGSGNGTQILLDVKKHLITHQIPFTIHLSEYAGHAITLTETLAKTTLRTWQENDGTNHESYPLLVALGGDGTVFEIQNGLANYPTIPFAYIPSGSGNDFARSANISREPIEALKQLLNATSPSSFYSLKYDEQTTKESFIISNNLGIGLDASVVAKTNESKNKTTLNKLKLGSLAYLFSMIGLLFKQKGFKLTVNDGQTTKQFNNAYLVTNSKHPYFGGGVKILPNASIEEPELELIVVEKISYLKIARLLAKLAKGTHTSSPYVTIFRSKTMHLMTKSRQYGQMNGEVIEPRAFNAILSTVEHLIWK; from the coding sequence ATGCAGTCATTACATTTACATATCATTGCCAACGAAAATGCTGGAAGTGGCAACGGTACTCAAATATTATTAGACGTAAAAAAACATTTAATTACACACCAAATCCCCTTTACTATTCACCTTTCAGAATATGCGGGGCATGCTATAACACTAACTGAAACATTAGCTAAAACAACATTACGAACTTGGCAAGAAAATGATGGCACTAACCATGAATCCTATCCACTTTTGGTAGCACTAGGTGGAGATGGAACGGTATTTGAAATTCAAAATGGCTTAGCTAACTATCCTACTATTCCTTTTGCCTATATTCCAAGCGGATCAGGTAATGATTTTGCTAGAAGTGCGAATATTTCTCGGGAACCCATAGAGGCATTAAAGCAACTGTTAAATGCGACGTCTCCGTCATCTTTTTATTCATTAAAGTACGACGAACAAACAACCAAGGAATCCTTTATTATTTCTAACAACCTAGGCATTGGGTTAGATGCATCTGTTGTTGCCAAAACCAATGAATCCAAAAATAAAACGACTTTGAATAAACTAAAACTAGGTTCGCTTGCTTATCTCTTTTCAATGATTGGCCTTTTATTTAAACAAAAAGGTTTTAAGTTAACTGTAAATGATGGTCAGACAACAAAGCAATTCAACAATGCCTATCTTGTCACTAACAGTAAGCATCCTTATTTTGGTGGTGGTGTAAAAATTTTACCTAATGCTAGTATTGAGGAGCCTGAACTTGAATTAATTGTCGTTGAAAAAATTAGTTACCTAAAAATTGCTCGCTTGTTAGCTAAACTAGCTAAAGGAACACATACGTCTAGTCCGTATGTGACAATCTTCCGATCTAAAACAATGCATTTAATGACTAAATCACGTCAATATGGCCAAATGAATGGTGAAGTCATTGAACCTAGAGCTTTCAATGCGATCCTTTCTACTGTAGAACATCTCATTTGGAAATAA